From Halichoerus grypus chromosome 6, mHalGry1.hap1.1, whole genome shotgun sequence, one genomic window encodes:
- the PGAP6 gene encoding post-GPI attachment to proteins factor 6 isoform X2: MGRAGTGTGGAAVAVAVAGPLLLMLLAGPPPTAASDSRKSDIRLVSEHFSQSPQKLSFYSWYGSARLFHFRVPPDAVLLRWLLQVSRGSSPACANVEITVYFRYGAPPVINPLGTSFPANTSVQSPFFIKMLQSNASINISHPAPGDWFVAAHLPPSSQKIEMKGFAPTCAYIFQPDMLVVRAVEVFILEPDVPLPQTLLSHPSYLKIFIPEYTRELRLELQGCVSNGSLGCPVRLTVGSATLPRNFQKVLTCISPTWACHLFLPSPPGDRWLQVTAKSLAGPHVLVAFRAVAALTACRPWNLNSQHLPQSSPNQSCNASTGLLPPSPGCHGLGRSSRVGGGPFCLVSYAVIREDMDVVSVRFWPADRVSVLVRPATPSVMRLYLSTGMDSGGSLTISLQANKTAITNNTLVAVCLNAASPFLGFNTSLNCTTAFFQGHPLSLSAASRKADLIIPYPETDNWYLSLQLVCPENPEECEQASVLVETTLSLVPCLNDCGPYGQCLLLRRLSYLYAGCSCKAGWRGWSCTDNSTAQTVAQQRVATLLLTLSNLMFLAPIAVSVHRSFLVEASVYAYTMFFSTFYHACDQPGEAVLCILGYDTLQYCDFLGSGVSIWVTILCMARLKAAQKHLDRRGAWNMMGPCLFAFVVMVTMWVYRCGRRRRCYPPSWQRWVFYLLPGISMAAVAVAIYTSMMTSDNYYYTHSIWHMLLAGSAAFLLPPREQHTKPWACSQKLTCHYQICKNHREDLYTVT; encoded by the exons ATGGGCCGGGCTGGGACCGGGACCGGGGGCGCGGCGGTGGCGGTGGCAGTGGCAGGGCCGTTGCTGCTGATGTTGCTCGCTGGGCCCCCGCCTACCGCCGCCAGCGACAGCAGGAAGAGCG ACATCAGGCTGGTGTCCGAACATTTCTCACAGTCCCCACAGAAGCTGTCTTTCTACAGCTGGTATGGCAGCGCCAGACTCTTCCATTTCCGCGTGCCCCCGGACGCCGTGCTGCTGCGCTGGTTGCTGCAGGTGTCCCGGGGCAGCAGCCCTGCGTGCGCCAACGTGGAGATCACTGT GTACTTCCGGTACGGCGCCCCTCCCGTCATCAACCCTTTGGGCACTAGCTTCCCTGCCAACACGTCTGTACAGTCCCCCTTCTTCATCAAGATGCTGCAGAGCAACGCCTCCATCAACATCTCCCACCCGGCACCCGGGGACTGGTTTGTGGCCGCccacctgcccccctcctcccagaaGATTGAGATGAAG GGTTTTGCTCCCACCTGTGCCTACATCTTCCAGCCCGACATGCTGGTTGTGCGGGCAGTCGAGGTCTTTATCCTGGAGCCCGACGTTCCCCTTCCGCAGActctcctctcccatcccagCTACCTCAA AATCTTCATCCCTGAGTACACCCGGGAGCTGCGGCTGGAGCTGCAGGGCTGTGTGAGCAATGGGAGCCTGGGCTGCCCCGTGCGCCTTACCGTGGGCTCGGCCACCCTGCCCAGAAACTTCCAGAAGGTGCTCACATGCATCAGCCCCACCTGGGCCTGCCACCTGTTCCTGCCCTCACCCCCTGGGGACCGGTGGCTGCAAGTGACCGCCAAGAGCCTGGCGGGGCCTCACGTTTTGGTGGCTTTCAGGGCTGTAGCTGCCCTCACAG CCTGCAGGCCGTGGAATCTGAACTCCCAGCACCTCCCGCAGAGCAGCCCAAACCAGAGCTGTAACGCCTCCACTGGTCTGCTGCCCCCGAGCCCTGGCTGCCACGGCCTGGGCAGGAGCAGCAGGGTGGGCGGTGGCCCCTTCTGCCTCGTGAGCTACGCGGTCATTCGGGAAGACATGGACGTGGTGTCTGTACGCTTCTGGCCCGCGGACAGGGTCTCGGTGCTGGTGCGGCCAGCCACGCCCTCAGTGATGCGGCTGTACCTCAGCACAGGCATGGACAGTGGGGGCTCCCTCACCATCTCCCTGCAGGCCAACAAG ACTGCAATTACCAACAACACCTTGGTAGCGGTCTGCCTGAACGCCGCCTCCCCCTTCCTCGGCTTCAACACATCGCTCAACTGCACCACAG ccTTCTTCCAGGGCCACCCCCTGTCTCTGAGTGCCGCATCGCGCAAGGCAGACCTCATCATCCCCTACCCAGAGACAGACAACTGGTACCTCTCCCTGCAGCTTGTATGCCCCGAGAATCCTGA GGAGTGCGAGCAGGCCTCGGTCCTCGTGGAGACCACCTTGTCCTTGGTGCCCTGCCTGAATGACTGCGGTCCCTACGGCCAGTGCCTCCTTCTGCGCAGACTCAGCTACTTGTATGCAGGCTGCAGCTGCAAGGCCG GCTGGCGTGGATGGAGCTGCACGGACAACAGCACAGCCCAGACCGTGGCCCAGCAGAGGGTGGCCACCCTCCTTCTCACCCTCAGCAACCTCATGTTCTTGGCCCCCATCGCTGTCTCGGTGCACCGCTCATTCCTGGTGGAGGCCTCCGTCTATGCCTACACCATGTTCTTCTCCACG TTCTACCATGCCTGCGACCAGCCCGGGGAGGCCGTGCTGTGCATCCTCGGCTATGACACCCTGCAGTACTGCGACTTTCTGGGCTCTGGGGTGTCCATCTGGGTCACCATCCTCTGCATGGCGCGGCTGAAGGCAGCCCAGAAACAT CTGGACCGCAGGGGTGCCTGGAACATGATGGGGCCTTGTCTCTTTGCCTTTGTGGTCATGGTCACCATGTGG GTGTACCGCTGCGGGCGCCGGCGGCGCTGCTACCCCCCCTCCTGGCAGCGCTGGGTCTTCTACCTCCTGCCCGGCATCTCGATGGCTGCTGTGGCCGTTGCCATCTACACCTCCATGATGACCAGCGACAACTATTACTACACgcacagcatctggcacatgCTACTGGCGGGGAGTGCGGCCTTCCTGCTGCCGCCGCGTGAGCAGCACACCAAGCCCTGGGCCTGCTCGCAGAAGCTCACTTGCCACTATCAGATCTGTAAGAACCACCGAGAGGACCTGTACACGGTGACGTGA
- the PGAP6 gene encoding post-GPI attachment to proteins factor 6 isoform X1 → MGRAGTGTGGAAVAVAVAGPLLLMLLAGPPPTAASDSRKSDIRLVSEHFSQSPQKLSFYSWYGSARLFHFRVPPDAVLLRWLLQVSRGSSPACANVEITVYFRYGAPPVINPLGTSFPANTSVQSPFFIKMLQSNASINISHPAPGDWFVAAHLPPSSQKIEMKGFAPTCAYIFQPDMLVVRAVEVFILEPDVPLPQTLLSHPSYLKIFIPEYTRELRLELQGCVSNGSLGCPVRLTVGSATLPRNFQKVLTCISPTWACHLFLPSPPGDRWLQVTAKSLAGPHVLVAFRAVAALTACRPWNLNSQHLPQSSPNQSCNASTGLLPPSPGCHGLGRSSRVGGGPFCLVSYAVIREDMDVVSVRFWPADRVSVLVRPATPSVMRLYLSTGMDSGGSLTISLQANKTAITNNTLVAVCLNAASPFLGFNTSLNCTTAFFQGHPLSLSAASRKADLIIPYPETDNWYLSLQLVCPENPEECEQASVLVETTLSLVPCLNDCGPYGQCLLLRRLSYLYAGCSCKAGWRGWSCTDNSTAQTVAQQRVATLLLTLSNLMFLAPIAVSVHRSFLVEASVYAYTMFFSTFYHACDQPGEAVLCILGYDTLQYCDFLGSGVSIWVTILCMARLKAAQKHVLFLLGTLIFAMSLQLDRRGAWNMMGPCLFAFVVMVTMWVYRCGRRRRCYPPSWQRWVFYLLPGISMAAVAVAIYTSMMTSDNYYYTHSIWHMLLAGSAAFLLPPREQHTKPWACSQKLTCHYQICKNHREDLYTVT, encoded by the exons ATGGGCCGGGCTGGGACCGGGACCGGGGGCGCGGCGGTGGCGGTGGCAGTGGCAGGGCCGTTGCTGCTGATGTTGCTCGCTGGGCCCCCGCCTACCGCCGCCAGCGACAGCAGGAAGAGCG ACATCAGGCTGGTGTCCGAACATTTCTCACAGTCCCCACAGAAGCTGTCTTTCTACAGCTGGTATGGCAGCGCCAGACTCTTCCATTTCCGCGTGCCCCCGGACGCCGTGCTGCTGCGCTGGTTGCTGCAGGTGTCCCGGGGCAGCAGCCCTGCGTGCGCCAACGTGGAGATCACTGT GTACTTCCGGTACGGCGCCCCTCCCGTCATCAACCCTTTGGGCACTAGCTTCCCTGCCAACACGTCTGTACAGTCCCCCTTCTTCATCAAGATGCTGCAGAGCAACGCCTCCATCAACATCTCCCACCCGGCACCCGGGGACTGGTTTGTGGCCGCccacctgcccccctcctcccagaaGATTGAGATGAAG GGTTTTGCTCCCACCTGTGCCTACATCTTCCAGCCCGACATGCTGGTTGTGCGGGCAGTCGAGGTCTTTATCCTGGAGCCCGACGTTCCCCTTCCGCAGActctcctctcccatcccagCTACCTCAA AATCTTCATCCCTGAGTACACCCGGGAGCTGCGGCTGGAGCTGCAGGGCTGTGTGAGCAATGGGAGCCTGGGCTGCCCCGTGCGCCTTACCGTGGGCTCGGCCACCCTGCCCAGAAACTTCCAGAAGGTGCTCACATGCATCAGCCCCACCTGGGCCTGCCACCTGTTCCTGCCCTCACCCCCTGGGGACCGGTGGCTGCAAGTGACCGCCAAGAGCCTGGCGGGGCCTCACGTTTTGGTGGCTTTCAGGGCTGTAGCTGCCCTCACAG CCTGCAGGCCGTGGAATCTGAACTCCCAGCACCTCCCGCAGAGCAGCCCAAACCAGAGCTGTAACGCCTCCACTGGTCTGCTGCCCCCGAGCCCTGGCTGCCACGGCCTGGGCAGGAGCAGCAGGGTGGGCGGTGGCCCCTTCTGCCTCGTGAGCTACGCGGTCATTCGGGAAGACATGGACGTGGTGTCTGTACGCTTCTGGCCCGCGGACAGGGTCTCGGTGCTGGTGCGGCCAGCCACGCCCTCAGTGATGCGGCTGTACCTCAGCACAGGCATGGACAGTGGGGGCTCCCTCACCATCTCCCTGCAGGCCAACAAG ACTGCAATTACCAACAACACCTTGGTAGCGGTCTGCCTGAACGCCGCCTCCCCCTTCCTCGGCTTCAACACATCGCTCAACTGCACCACAG ccTTCTTCCAGGGCCACCCCCTGTCTCTGAGTGCCGCATCGCGCAAGGCAGACCTCATCATCCCCTACCCAGAGACAGACAACTGGTACCTCTCCCTGCAGCTTGTATGCCCCGAGAATCCTGA GGAGTGCGAGCAGGCCTCGGTCCTCGTGGAGACCACCTTGTCCTTGGTGCCCTGCCTGAATGACTGCGGTCCCTACGGCCAGTGCCTCCTTCTGCGCAGACTCAGCTACTTGTATGCAGGCTGCAGCTGCAAGGCCG GCTGGCGTGGATGGAGCTGCACGGACAACAGCACAGCCCAGACCGTGGCCCAGCAGAGGGTGGCCACCCTCCTTCTCACCCTCAGCAACCTCATGTTCTTGGCCCCCATCGCTGTCTCGGTGCACCGCTCATTCCTGGTGGAGGCCTCCGTCTATGCCTACACCATGTTCTTCTCCACG TTCTACCATGCCTGCGACCAGCCCGGGGAGGCCGTGCTGTGCATCCTCGGCTATGACACCCTGCAGTACTGCGACTTTCTGGGCTCTGGGGTGTCCATCTGGGTCACCATCCTCTGCATGGCGCGGCTGAAGGCAGCCCAGAAACAT GTCCTGTTTCTCCTGGGCACGCTGATCTTCGCCATGTCCTTGCAGCTGGACCGCAGGGGTGCCTGGAACATGATGGGGCCTTGTCTCTTTGCCTTTGTGGTCATGGTCACCATGTGG GTGTACCGCTGCGGGCGCCGGCGGCGCTGCTACCCCCCCTCCTGGCAGCGCTGGGTCTTCTACCTCCTGCCCGGCATCTCGATGGCTGCTGTGGCCGTTGCCATCTACACCTCCATGATGACCAGCGACAACTATTACTACACgcacagcatctggcacatgCTACTGGCGGGGAGTGCGGCCTTCCTGCTGCCGCCGCGTGAGCAGCACACCAAGCCCTGGGCCTGCTCGCAGAAGCTCACTTGCCACTATCAGATCTGTAAGAACCACCGAGAGGACCTGTACACGGTGACGTGA
- the MRPL28 gene encoding large ribosomal subunit protein bL28m isoform X1, with amino-acid sequence MPLHKFPVGLWKQLRLREGICSRLPRHYLRSLEEARTPTPVHYRPHGVKFKINPKNGQRERVEDVPIPIYYPPESQLGLWGGEGWILGHRYINNDKLSKRVKKVWKPQLFERELYSEILDTKFTITVTQRTLDLIDEAYGFDFYILKTPKEDLCSKFGMDLKRGMLLRLARQDPQLHPDNPKKRAAIYDKYKEFVIPEAEAEWVGLTLDEAVEKQRLLEEKDPTPLFRVYVEELIGRLQQQTLSEPMVVHKRASKK; translated from the exons ATGCCCCTGCACAAGTTCCCGGTCGGCCTGTGGAAGCAGCTCCGGCTGCGGGAAGGTATCTGCTCCCGCTTGCCCCGGCACTACCTGCGCTCCCTGGAGGAGGCGCGGACGCCCACTCCCGTGCACTACAGGCCACACGGGGTTAAGTTCAAGATCAACCCCAAGAATGGGCAGCGGGAGCGTGTGGAGGATGTACCCATTCCCATTTACTATCCCCCAGAATCCCAGctggggctctggggtggggagggctggatCCTGGGCCATAGATACATCAACAACGACAAG CTCTCAAAGAGGGTGAAGAAGGTGTGGAAGCCACAGCTGTTTGAGCGTGAGCTCTACAGTGAGATCCTGGACACGAAATTCACCATCACAGTGACCCAGCGGACCCTGGACCTCATTGACGAGGCCTACGGGTTCGACTTCTACATCCTCAAG ACTCCAAAGGAGGACCTGTGCTCCAAGTTCGGGATGGATCTGAAGCGAGGGATGTTGCTGCGGCTTGCCCGACAGGACCCCCAATTGCACCCAGACAACCCCAAGAAGAGGGCAGCCATCTACGACAAGTACAAG GAGTTTGTCATCCCGGAGGCAGAAGCCGAGTGGGTCGGCCTGACGCTAGATGAGGCTGTGGAGAAGCAGAGGCTCCTGGAGGAGAAG GACCCGACTCCTCTGTTCAGGGTCTATGTGGAGGAGCTGATTGGGCGGCTGCAGCAGCAGACACTGTCGGAGCCCATGGTGGTGCACAAGAGAGCCAGCAAGAAATGA
- the MRPL28 gene encoding large ribosomal subunit protein bL28m isoform X2 gives MPLHKFPVGLWKQLRLREGICSRLPRHYLRSLEEARTPTPVHYRPHGVKFKINPKNGQRERVEDVPIPIYYPPESQLGLWGGEGWILGHRYINNDKLSKRVKKVWKPQLFERELYSEILDTKFTITVTQRTLDLIDEAYGFDFYILKTPKEDLCSKFGMDLKRGMLLRLARQDPQLHPDNPKKRAAIYDKYKEFVIPEAEAEWVGLTLDEAVEKQRLLEEKQLDSCLPQSDSS, from the exons ATGCCCCTGCACAAGTTCCCGGTCGGCCTGTGGAAGCAGCTCCGGCTGCGGGAAGGTATCTGCTCCCGCTTGCCCCGGCACTACCTGCGCTCCCTGGAGGAGGCGCGGACGCCCACTCCCGTGCACTACAGGCCACACGGGGTTAAGTTCAAGATCAACCCCAAGAATGGGCAGCGGGAGCGTGTGGAGGATGTACCCATTCCCATTTACTATCCCCCAGAATCCCAGctggggctctggggtggggagggctggatCCTGGGCCATAGATACATCAACAACGACAAG CTCTCAAAGAGGGTGAAGAAGGTGTGGAAGCCACAGCTGTTTGAGCGTGAGCTCTACAGTGAGATCCTGGACACGAAATTCACCATCACAGTGACCCAGCGGACCCTGGACCTCATTGACGAGGCCTACGGGTTCGACTTCTACATCCTCAAG ACTCCAAAGGAGGACCTGTGCTCCAAGTTCGGGATGGATCTGAAGCGAGGGATGTTGCTGCGGCTTGCCCGACAGGACCCCCAATTGCACCCAGACAACCCCAAGAAGAGGGCAGCCATCTACGACAAGTACAAG GAGTTTGTCATCCCGGAGGCAGAAGCCGAGTGGGTCGGCCTGACGCTAGATGAGGCTGTGGAGAAGCAGAGGCTCCTGGAGGAGAAG CAACTGGATTCCTGCCTTCCCCAGAGCGACTCATCCTGA